A stretch of Sulfurimonas autotrophica DSM 16294 DNA encodes these proteins:
- a CDS encoding TRAP transporter large permease has product MIALIMFAAALILLLFGIPVAFAFGGVAMMFAFFIPSLGFDVFNILPFRIYGIMSNTTLMAVPLFIMMGLILEKSGMAEKLLISMSSLFKSVRGGLGVSVVLVGAILAASTGIVSASVVMMSVIALPLMLSAGYNKGLASGTIAASGTLGQIIPPSIILIVLGDVMSVSVGDLFMGAVLPGLTLVSLYITYILIRAYINKEDAPALVSKEKISMFDVVSAIVPPLLLMLAVLGSIFAGIASPTESAAFGVLGGVLLSAYNKTLNFEMIKYALFETMKLSGMIFMILIGATAFSLVFNELGGTDLILEFFSQDIGDVWVFIGVAMLSIFILGFFIDFIEISFIIVPILVPVMAAFGIDPIWFGVLIAMNLQASFLTPPFGLSLFFLKGAAGQSVTTLDIYKGIIPFILLQLLGLGLVVVFPDLVFAFL; this is encoded by the coding sequence ATGATTGCGCTTATAATGTTTGCGGCCGCTTTGATTTTACTGCTTTTTGGCATTCCTGTAGCTTTCGCTTTTGGCGGTGTGGCAATGATGTTTGCTTTTTTTATCCCTTCTCTCGGCTTTGATGTTTTTAATATACTGCCGTTTAGAATTTACGGTATTATGAGCAATACAACACTAATGGCTGTACCTCTGTTTATCATGATGGGTTTAATTCTTGAAAAATCAGGCATGGCAGAAAAACTGCTGATTTCTATGAGTTCGCTTTTTAAAAGTGTTCGCGGCGGTTTGGGCGTAAGTGTCGTGCTTGTAGGTGCAATATTAGCGGCTTCTACGGGAATAGTCTCGGCTTCTGTGGTTATGATGAGTGTAATCGCTCTGCCTTTGATGCTGAGTGCGGGCTACAATAAAGGACTGGCATCTGGAACCATAGCTGCCAGCGGAACACTCGGACAAATTATACCGCCTTCGATTATTTTGATTGTCTTGGGTGATGTTATGAGTGTAAGTGTAGGTGATTTGTTTATGGGTGCGGTATTGCCGGGGCTTACGCTTGTTTCGCTCTACATTACATATATTCTTATTCGTGCCTACATTAACAAAGAAGATGCTCCGGCCCTTGTCAGTAAAGAAAAAATAAGTATGTTTGATGTAGTGTCTGCTATAGTTCCACCGCTTCTGTTAATGCTGGCGGTTCTGGGCAGTATCTTTGCAGGTATTGCATCTCCGACTGAATCAGCTGCTTTTGGTGTACTTGGCGGTGTGCTGTTATCGGCATATAACAAAACACTCAATTTTGAGATGATAAAATATGCGCTTTTTGAGACTATGAAACTCAGCGGTATGATTTTTATGATTTTAATCGGTGCGACTGCTTTTAGCCTTGTTTTTAACGAACTCGGCGGAACTGATTTGATTTTGGAGTTTTTCTCGCAGGATATCGGTGATGTCTGGGTGTTTATAGGCGTTGCAATGCTGAGTATTTTTATACTCGGTTTTTTTATAGATTTTATAGAAATAAGTTTTATAATCGTGCCGATTTTAGTGCCTGTAATGGCTGCTTTTGGAATCGACCCGATTTGGTTTGGTGTACTTATAGCTATGAATTTGCAGGCTTCATTTTTAACGCCGCCCTTCGGTCTTTCACTCTTTTTTTTAAAAGGTGCAGCAGGGCAGAGTGTAACAACTCTGGATATATACAAAGGTATTATTCCTTTTATCCTTTTACAGTTGTTAGGGTTGGGGCTTGTCGTTGTTTTTCCTGATTTGGTTTTTGCATTTTTGTAA
- a CDS encoding D-alanine--D-alanine ligase, translated as MKLTILFGGASFEHEISIVSAITLKEKLSNFDLTFIFCDSDHTFYLVEASKMKAVTFSKGEHKKMPVLTLAQGAFVQKSMFSKSEYNSVVLNLIHGADGEDGTIAALLDFYSIKYIGPRVDACTFSYDKRYTKYLCEAIGVKSVKYEVMHKNEHCNIQTPYPIIIKPSSLGSSIGVSIVKDESELDYALDVAFEFDDTVIVEPFLEGVKEYNLAGYYANGAMHYSIVEEPHKEEFLDFEKKYMDFSRSEQVLTADVSEELTLRLKTNFEKVYRGLFEGALIRCDFFVFNDEVLLNEINPIPGSMANYLFEDFAVSLEELSSSLPHSKRPKVTYEYIHSISQAKGK; from the coding sequence TTGAAATTAACAATTTTATTCGGCGGTGCAAGTTTCGAGCATGAAATCAGTATAGTCAGTGCAATAACTTTAAAAGAAAAATTATCAAATTTTGATCTGACATTTATATTTTGTGATAGTGATCATACTTTTTATTTGGTAGAAGCTTCTAAAATGAAAGCAGTTACATTTTCTAAGGGTGAGCATAAAAAGATGCCCGTTTTAACACTTGCTCAGGGTGCATTTGTGCAAAAAAGTATGTTTTCAAAGAGTGAATACAACAGTGTTGTTTTAAATCTTATTCACGGAGCTGACGGAGAAGACGGAACAATAGCTGCACTGCTTGATTTTTACTCTATAAAGTACATCGGTCCGCGTGTTGATGCCTGTACATTTTCCTATGACAAGCGCTATACAAAATATCTTTGTGAAGCTATCGGCGTAAAAAGTGTGAAGTATGAAGTGATGCATAAAAATGAACATTGTAATATTCAAACACCTTATCCTATTATAATAAAGCCTTCTTCTCTTGGCAGCTCTATCGGCGTAAGTATAGTAAAAGATGAAAGCGAGCTTGATTATGCACTGGATGTTGCTTTTGAATTTGATGATACGGTTATAGTAGAGCCTTTTTTAGAGGGTGTAAAAGAGTACAATTTGGCGGGTTATTATGCAAACGGAGCTATGCATTACTCAATCGTTGAAGAACCGCATAAAGAAGAATTTTTAGACTTTGAAAAAAAATATATGGATTTTTCAAGAAGTGAGCAGGTACTTACAGCAGATGTAAGCGAAGAACTGACTCTGCGTCTGAAAACCAATTTTGAAAAAGTTTATCGCGGTTTGTTTGAAGGTGCTTTGATACGCTGTGATTTCTTTGTTTTCAATGATGAAGTTTTACTCAATGAAATTAATCCTATACCGGGTTCCATGGCAAATTACCTTTTTGAAGACTTTGCTGTATCTCTTGAAGAACTTTCATCATCTCTGCCGCATTCAAAACGCCCGAAAGTGACTTACGAGTACATTCATTCAATTTCTCAGGCGAAAGGGAAATAG
- a CDS encoding inorganic phosphate transporter: MDLTTILIILTVISVFIFDFTNGFHDSADMVATAIASRAMKASVAIAIVSIFTFLGPLLAGLAVADTVGTFVNISNAPLRDAQALVIAALLAAVTYNLITWRFGLPSSSSNSLAGGLVGAGLYIVGEAQINWGITALQNGELTGVLKVVTGLFASPFLGFIIGFLTMKIFFFVFKRFTMKIRPFFVVSQYFSVAWLGFSHGANDAQKGMAIIGMMLLASHETQSFSIPLWVILMCTTAITLGTMFGGWSIIKTLGFELYHVKLIHSVANQLGAALVNTLATMIGAPTSTTQVVTATLLGNGAAEKPSHVGWRRATEIILGWLVNVPTSMLFGALYSFLLIKLLEILS; the protein is encoded by the coding sequence ATGGATTTAACGACTATACTCATTATTTTAACTGTTATCAGTGTTTTTATTTTTGACTTTACAAACGGTTTTCATGATTCTGCCGATATGGTTGCTACCGCCATCGCTTCACGTGCAATGAAAGCGAGTGTAGCCATAGCCATTGTCAGTATTTTTACTTTTTTGGGACCTCTGTTGGCAGGGCTTGCTGTTGCCGACACAGTTGGTACCTTTGTTAATATTTCCAACGCACCGCTTAGAGATGCACAAGCATTGGTTATTGCAGCTCTTTTGGCCGCTGTAACATACAACTTAATTACATGGCGCTTTGGACTGCCCTCATCTTCTTCCAATTCACTTGCAGGCGGACTTGTAGGAGCCGGACTTTATATAGTAGGCGAGGCCCAAATCAACTGGGGTATAACAGCACTGCAAAACGGTGAACTTACAGGCGTTCTGAAAGTTGTTACAGGGCTTTTTGCTTCACCTTTTTTAGGTTTTATTATCGGCTTTTTAACAATGAAAATTTTCTTTTTTGTTTTTAAAAGATTTACAATGAAAATTCGTCCTTTTTTTGTTGTTTCACAATATTTCAGTGTTGCCTGGCTCGGATTTTCCCATGGTGCGAATGATGCACAAAAAGGCATGGCAATAATAGGGATGATGCTTTTGGCATCGCATGAAACACAAAGTTTTTCTATTCCTTTATGGGTTATTTTAATGTGTACGACAGCCATAACACTTGGAACGATGTTTGGCGGTTGGAGCATTATAAAAACACTTGGGTTTGAGCTTTATCATGTAAAACTCATCCACTCGGTTGCCAACCAACTCGGAGCTGCGCTTGTAAATACTTTGGCAACAATGATTGGTGCGCCTACCTCTACAACACAGGTCGTAACGGCGACGCTGCTTGGAAACGGAGCTGCTGAAAAACCATCACATGTAGGATGGAGGCGTGCCACAGAGATCATACTCGGCTGGCTTGTCAATGTACCGACATCCATGCTTTTTGGAGCACTCTATTCTTTCTTACTTATAAAATTACTGGAGATTTTATCATGA
- the murJ gene encoding murein biosynthesis integral membrane protein MurJ, which yields MFKAIFTNSFGILTSRVLGFFRDLLTASALGANIYSDIFFIAFKLPNLFRRIFAEGAFTQVFIPAFTRSRHKAVFSINILLIFSSIILLITLLVNLVPGLFTKAIATGFNADTIALAAPYVAINFWYLPLIFFVTFLSAMLQYRHHFATSAFSTALLNLSLIGALYLSQDKSQSQIVYYLSFGVVIGGLLQLSVHCIAIYKLGLTKLLLGGLKYFKAKSASIKNETKKFRTNFFPAVWGNSTAQVSAFLDTFLASFLATGSISYLYYANRIFQLPLALFAIATSIALFPRIARYLKNNDETKAVANLQKAFWFLAFLLTLSTIGGIILSHEIIWLLFQRGAFDAHDTNNTSAVLQMYMLGLLPFGIQKLFVLWLYAKEMQAKAAKIATISLVVYITFALAFIAPFGVAGLALASTIGGFISLFFTLRVFGMQNFFAILRSKNLIYLAVSSFVLIALLLLLKEYLRAYI from the coding sequence ATGTTTAAAGCAATATTTACTAATAGTTTTGGAATTCTAACCTCCCGTGTGTTAGGATTTTTCAGAGACCTTTTAACCGCATCAGCTCTTGGCGCAAACATATACAGTGACATATTTTTTATTGCCTTTAAACTGCCTAATCTGTTTCGTAGAATATTTGCAGAAGGTGCTTTTACCCAAGTTTTTATACCTGCCTTTACGCGAAGCAGACATAAGGCTGTATTTAGTATAAATATATTACTTATTTTCTCTTCTATAATACTCCTGATAACCTTACTTGTAAACCTTGTGCCCGGACTTTTCACAAAAGCAATTGCCACAGGTTTTAATGCAGACACTATAGCATTGGCCGCGCCCTATGTTGCCATTAACTTTTGGTATCTTCCGCTTATATTTTTTGTCACCTTTTTAAGTGCCATGCTGCAGTATAGACACCATTTTGCAACCTCGGCATTTTCGACTGCCCTGCTAAATCTTTCGCTCATTGGTGCGTTGTACCTCTCACAAGACAAAAGCCAGAGCCAAATCGTTTATTATTTAAGTTTTGGTGTGGTTATCGGCGGACTGCTGCAGCTTAGTGTGCACTGTATCGCTATATATAAACTGGGGCTTACAAAGCTGCTTCTGGGCGGGCTGAAATACTTTAAAGCCAAATCAGCATCCATAAAAAATGAAACAAAAAAATTTCGTACAAACTTCTTTCCGGCTGTCTGGGGTAACTCTACAGCACAGGTTTCTGCTTTTTTAGATACATTTCTGGCTTCATTTTTAGCAACAGGCTCAATCTCTTACCTTTACTATGCAAACCGTATTTTTCAGCTTCCTTTAGCGCTTTTTGCCATTGCTACTTCTATAGCATTGTTTCCAAGAATCGCACGCTATTTAAAAAATAATGATGAAACAAAAGCTGTGGCAAACCTGCAAAAAGCTTTTTGGTTTTTGGCCTTTTTACTTACCCTCAGCACTATCGGCGGTATTATACTCTCACACGAAATTATCTGGCTTCTGTTCCAAAGAGGTGCTTTTGACGCACATGATACAAACAACACAAGCGCCGTACTGCAAATGTATATGCTCGGACTTTTACCTTTTGGCATACAAAAGCTTTTTGTTCTATGGCTTTATGCAAAAGAGATGCAGGCAAAAGCTGCAAAAATAGCCACTATTTCTCTTGTTGTCTACATTACTTTTGCCTTAGCTTTCATTGCCCCTTTTGGTGTGGCAGGTTTGGCACTTGCAAGCACCATAGGCGGTTTTATAAGTCTCTTTTTTACACTGAGGGTTTTTGGGATGCAAAACTTTTTTGCTATACTTCGTTCAAAAAATCTCATCTATCTGGCTGTAAGTTCTTTTGTTCTTATCGCATTACTACTACTTTTAAAGGAATACCTCCGTGCATATATTTGA
- a CDS encoding alpha/beta fold hydrolase, with the protein MAVKSIQHNQHTFDISYEIVNPEAKVDLIILHGWGSNKNLMKQTFSPYMSAFRHIYIDLPGFGNSTCSAALTTADVARIVELLMIHMNASKDIILGHSFGGKVALLLEPKVLVLVASAGIYTPKSLKVQAKIAVFKALKGLGLSKFRSLFVANDAKELSEYMYQTFKNVVNEDFSDEFAKFDEKALLFWGKDDTATPLDSAKKINTLINDATLETYDGDHYFFMKNAQDISAKIQTAFLETLGQ; encoded by the coding sequence ATGGCGGTTAAGTCTATTCAGCACAATCAACACACTTTTGATATAAGTTATGAAATTGTTAACCCGGAGGCAAAAGTCGACTTGATTATTTTGCACGGCTGGGGAAGCAATAAAAACTTGATGAAGCAGACATTTTCACCTTATATGAGTGCTTTTCGTCATATTTATATAGATTTACCGGGTTTTGGCAACTCTACATGCAGTGCGGCATTAACGACAGCTGATGTGGCAAGAATAGTAGAGTTGCTGATGATTCATATGAATGCTTCTAAAGATATTATACTTGGACACTCTTTTGGCGGAAAAGTTGCATTGCTGCTTGAACCGAAAGTTTTGGTGTTAGTCGCAAGTGCAGGTATATATACACCTAAGTCCTTAAAGGTGCAGGCAAAAATAGCTGTTTTTAAAGCATTAAAAGGTCTTGGTTTGTCCAAATTCCGTTCACTCTTTGTAGCGAATGATGCAAAAGAGCTCAGTGAGTATATGTACCAAACTTTTAAAAATGTGGTAAATGAAGATTTTAGTGACGAATTTGCAAAATTTGATGAAAAAGCACTCCTTTTTTGGGGCAAAGATGACACAGCCACACCGCTGGATTCTGCAAAGAAAATAAATACACTTATAAATGATGCAACACTTGAAACCTATGATGGCGATCACTACTTTTTTATGAAAAATGCACAAGATATTTCTGCAAAAATACAAACTGCTTTTTTAGAAACACTGGGACAATAA
- the ruvA gene encoding Holliday junction branch migration protein RuvA, translated as MIVGLHGKVEYKEPAYVHVNVQGIVYEVFISLHTFSALPKEDVSLFTTQIIREDAQLLFGFMDMSEKKMFSRLIKINGVGPKVAMAICSTYTPSQFATVINNKDVNGVKKVPGIGPKSAGRILVELNGFDAEILGDSATPQASQAFNEASEALEALGFKKDKISKALSACEGDDTASLVKGALKQLQTI; from the coding sequence ATGATAGTTGGTTTACACGGAAAAGTTGAATACAAAGAGCCTGCATATGTACATGTAAACGTACAAGGTATAGTATATGAAGTTTTTATCTCTTTGCATACTTTTTCTGCACTGCCAAAAGAAGATGTTTCGTTATTTACGACGCAAATTATTCGTGAAGATGCACAGCTTCTTTTTGGTTTTATGGATATGTCAGAGAAAAAAATGTTTTCTCGTTTGATTAAAATTAACGGCGTAGGACCAAAAGTAGCGATGGCCATATGTTCCACATACACACCTTCACAATTTGCAACGGTTATAAATAACAAAGATGTCAACGGTGTTAAAAAGGTACCGGGAATCGGTCCTAAAAGTGCAGGACGTATTTTAGTAGAACTTAACGGTTTTGATGCTGAAATACTCGGTGACAGTGCGACGCCTCAAGCCTCACAGGCATTCAATGAAGCCAGTGAAGCACTTGAAGCCCTAGGCTTTAAAAAAGATAAAATCTCAAAAGCATTGAGTGCATGTGAAGGTGATGATACAGCATCACTTGTAAAAGGTGCACTAAAACAACTTCAAACAATTTAA
- a CDS encoding flagellar assembly protein A, whose product MALFGSDKKTKTARKVRPTVIRTQNVAKEIFNIAKSYEIKPELLDFNILDIQTYTRIKSDKQETEWKEVSQDELRELDDEKTYLNPDFQIKQTYEVEVFSKRVQEEDFCKNFITAVGANATKCKVYLSISAGSSIDYNPRFEDNFIDLINKKKIRAGILVYVFDEMLPDVVSKISARIRVAQHLEFEKSETHLIAEGFEPTPTTDDALILHFEKNKELKDNEKIDYASRGFIQSVKKDELLIEYIKPKLGKPGRNCRGEYMNPSEPVVKHEPTFKVDSTIKVVEDEESIKYYANENGYIAFENETYVIKNEVDVGEISFKTTGSIQSGVDSDVDISVKETDAIKDAVGTGMIVEVSKINIEGNVGSNAKVIAKEAVIHGQTHKTAIVQADDLEINVHKGKAYGKNIRVTRLEHGKIQGEKVKVAQALGGIILGKEIDIDICASHVKATATKRIEIQKLQGSENVFTIDPLLKKDAKEDLDSNQESIENLELELKELKQELKKQTHLIKEATPAFIEIKKRLMHYKKNGVKMPDSFVKKYKQFQSMQENVKNLKAEYEVTQDQLNLLTTRTSSFQDNILDARIINRDKWIGYNEIKFKLVDPPIEVVYKPMEGSHEQVFGLVQLDEGEYVIRPMSE is encoded by the coding sequence ATGGCATTATTTGGCTCTGATAAAAAGACTAAAACAGCAAGAAAAGTCCGTCCGACAGTTATAAGAACTCAAAACGTTGCTAAAGAGATATTTAATATAGCAAAGTCTTATGAAATAAAGCCGGAACTGCTTGATTTTAATATACTTGATATTCAAACCTACACAAGAATAAAAAGTGATAAACAAGAAACAGAATGGAAAGAAGTATCACAAGATGAATTGCGTGAGCTTGATGATGAGAAAACCTACCTGAATCCTGATTTCCAAATTAAACAGACATATGAAGTGGAAGTTTTTTCAAAAAGAGTTCAAGAAGAAGATTTTTGTAAAAACTTTATAACAGCTGTCGGTGCCAATGCAACAAAATGTAAAGTTTACCTGAGTATTTCGGCCGGGTCGAGTATTGATTATAACCCCAGATTTGAAGATAATTTTATAGATTTGATTAATAAGAAAAAAATAAGAGCCGGAATTCTTGTGTATGTTTTTGATGAAATGCTGCCAGATGTGGTTTCAAAAATTTCTGCGCGTATAAGGGTTGCACAGCATTTAGAGTTTGAAAAAAGTGAAACACATTTAATTGCAGAAGGGTTTGAACCAACACCCACAACAGATGATGCATTGATACTACATTTTGAAAAAAATAAAGAGCTAAAAGATAATGAAAAGATAGATTATGCCTCGAGAGGGTTTATACAAAGTGTCAAAAAAGATGAATTACTTATAGAATACATCAAGCCAAAGCTCGGAAAACCGGGAAGAAACTGTCGTGGGGAGTATATGAATCCTTCTGAACCTGTTGTTAAACATGAACCGACATTTAAAGTTGACAGTACGATTAAAGTGGTAGAAGATGAAGAGTCAATAAAATACTATGCAAATGAAAACGGTTATATTGCTTTTGAGAATGAGACGTATGTCATTAAAAATGAAGTAGATGTCGGTGAAATTAGTTTTAAAACGACAGGGTCCATTCAAAGCGGTGTGGATTCCGATGTCGACATTTCCGTAAAAGAGACAGATGCAATCAAAGATGCTGTAGGTACAGGTATGATTGTTGAAGTAAGCAAAATCAATATTGAGGGGAATGTCGGCTCCAATGCAAAAGTTATTGCTAAAGAAGCTGTAATACATGGACAGACGCATAAAACAGCGATTGTGCAAGCAGATGATTTGGAAATAAATGTCCATAAAGGCAAAGCCTATGGAAAAAATATTCGAGTTACCAGACTTGAGCATGGAAAGATACAAGGTGAGAAGGTAAAGGTAGCACAAGCTTTAGGTGGTATAATTCTGGGCAAGGAAATAGACATAGACATTTGTGCCTCACATGTAAAAGCAACTGCAACGAAACGAATAGAAATTCAAAAACTCCAGGGCAGTGAGAACGTCTTTACTATTGATCCTTTATTAAAAAAAGATGCGAAAGAAGATTTAGATTCAAATCAAGAGAGTATAGAAAATTTAGAGTTAGAATTAAAAGAGCTCAAACAAGAGCTGAAAAAACAGACTCATTTGATTAAAGAAGCTACTCCTGCTTTTATAGAAATTAAAAAAAGATTGATGCATTACAAGAAAAATGGTGTAAAAATGCCTGATTCTTTTGTAAAAAAGTATAAGCAGTTTCAGTCAATGCAGGAAAATGTGAAGAATTTAAAAGCAGAGTATGAAGTGACGCAAGACCAGCTAAATCTTTTAACAACAAGAACTTCGTCTTTTCAAGACAACATTTTGGATGCAAGAATTATAAACAGAGATAAATGGATTGGGTATAACGAAATTAAATTTAAGCTGGTTGACCCTCCGATTGAAGTGGTTTACAAACCTATGGAAGGTTCCCATGAACAGGTCTTTGGTCTGGTGCAATTAGATGAAGGCGAGTATGTCATTCGCCCAATGAGTGAATAA
- a CDS encoding TRAP transporter small permease subunit, whose amino-acid sequence MLHVVDKFMKYVAYLTAVILALLVVLVVFDATSRYLFSHGSTALQELEWHFFDVVILLSIAFTLRYNAHVRVDIFYDRFSPKTQAFINIVSALFFVLPLSFLIIYIGIDFVEMSFVQHEASSDPGGLKYRWIVKALMPLGFIFLLLQALKELISDIKKWKSL is encoded by the coding sequence GTGTTACATGTAGTCGATAAGTTTATGAAATATGTTGCTTATTTGACCGCTGTAATCCTTGCGTTGCTTGTTGTTTTAGTTGTTTTTGATGCAACAAGCCGTTACCTTTTTTCGCATGGTTCAACTGCACTTCAAGAGCTGGAATGGCACTTTTTTGATGTTGTGATTTTACTCAGCATCGCTTTTACTCTGCGTTATAATGCCCATGTTCGTGTTGATATTTTTTATGACAGATTTTCACCCAAAACACAGGCTTTTATAAACATTGTCTCAGCTCTGTTTTTTGTGCTCCCTCTCTCTTTTTTGATTATTTATATTGGTATAGATTTTGTGGAGATGAGTTTTGTGCAGCATGAAGCATCTTCAGACCCGGGTGGTTTGAAATACCGCTGGATAGTGAAAGCTTTGATGCCGCTAGGTTTTATATTTTTATTATTGCAGGCTCTCAAAGAACTGATAAGTGACATTAAAAAATGGAAGTCGCTATGA
- a CDS encoding DUF47 domain-containing protein → MITSFIKKYILPKEVDFLSALNEHSMIIKDITDDLYKCFLESNTKSCKAILEDQHKAKEVRDTNMKELLNTFITPFDRESIYRVITELDWIAISVRHFVIETQAYNIHKLDEEYGVIIKHIQLQAELLTAGFKTLKKNSKKTAKNTKRIRDTYDELMDLYVKKMAKLAKSESIQTMFIQKEILTQLKEISKRMRMTANSLEDIVMKMS, encoded by the coding sequence ATGATTACATCATTTATAAAAAAATATATTTTACCAAAAGAGGTCGATTTTTTATCAGCTTTAAATGAACATTCAATGATTATAAAAGATATTACAGATGACCTGTATAAATGTTTTTTAGAGTCCAACACTAAAAGTTGTAAAGCGATTCTTGAAGACCAGCATAAAGCAAAAGAGGTACGTGATACCAATATGAAAGAACTTCTCAACACTTTTATAACGCCTTTTGACAGAGAGTCCATTTATCGCGTTATTACAGAGCTTGACTGGATCGCCATCAGTGTCAGACATTTTGTCATAGAAACGCAGGCCTACAACATACACAAGCTGGATGAAGAATATGGTGTTATTATCAAGCATATTCAACTACAGGCAGAACTTTTAACAGCCGGCTTTAAAACGCTTAAGAAGAACTCAAAAAAAACAGCAAAAAATACAAAAAGAATCAGAGATACCTATGATGAGCTGATGGATTTGTATGTCAAAAAAATGGCAAAGCTAGCCAAATCTGAGAGCATTCAAACAATGTTTATACAAAAAGAGATACTCACACAGCTTAAAGAAATAAGCAAAAGAATGCGAATGACAGCAAACTCTTTGGAAGACATCGTAATGAAAATGTCTTAA
- a CDS encoding Mur ligase family protein codes for MQEYETLTAFVTNVLFVTLLGWYLITNLQWYDYKLERVLFKHHKPHWHILYFIIPFIAYYTTGKFFVIFFIFAFVPGIIIWYKKLDKKLVLTWRVKRFLILLVSLTLFQDVLCTLKQGCAVYGVFMPLALAYIGSYIIEKFLFKVYMKEAKKKLRSMKDLEIICITGSYGKTSIKNFTAQILSHKFKVYATPRSVNTLGGIIADINNNLSQDTEIYVCEAGARQSGDIYEITTFLEPQTVVVGRVGEAHIEYFKSLKNIIATKLEIMQSPKLKQAFIHTSVTDEPHEKVTFFGDEIKNIDAGLEGTDFDIELEGKTLHLHTDILGAFQTMNIAVAVRIAKSFGLSDDEIIDAVKNLEPVEHRLQLIKAGGKIILDDGYNGNIDGMLEGIRLCSLHKGRKVIVTPGLVESSDELNLKLIEAINKVFDIVIVTGSLNAELFDKNLHVKNKIMLKDKSAMVDVLANQTKSGDIILFANDAPNFI; via the coding sequence ATGCAAGAGTATGAAACACTGACAGCCTTTGTAACCAATGTGCTTTTCGTAACGCTTTTAGGCTGGTACTTAATTACAAACCTGCAATGGTATGATTATAAGTTAGAACGTGTACTATTTAAACATCATAAACCGCATTGGCACATTTTATATTTTATTATTCCTTTTATAGCCTACTATACGACGGGTAAGTTTTTTGTTATATTTTTCATATTTGCCTTTGTTCCGGGTATTATTATCTGGTATAAAAAGCTTGATAAAAAGCTGGTCTTAACCTGGCGTGTCAAACGTTTTTTAATTCTTTTAGTCTCTTTGACACTTTTTCAAGATGTTTTATGTACGCTCAAACAAGGCTGTGCCGTTTATGGTGTGTTTATGCCTTTGGCTCTTGCTTACATCGGCAGTTATATTATAGAAAAGTTTCTTTTTAAAGTTTATATGAAAGAGGCAAAGAAAAAACTGCGCTCTATGAAAGATTTAGAAATCATTTGTATCACCGGCAGTTACGGTAAGACAAGTATTAAAAACTTTACAGCACAGATACTCTCTCATAAATTTAAAGTTTATGCGACCCCAAGAAGTGTCAATACTTTAGGCGGAATTATTGCAGATATAAATAATAATCTGTCCCAAGATACAGAGATATATGTATGTGAAGCAGGGGCACGCCAGAGTGGTGACATCTATGAAATCACTACATTTTTAGAGCCGCAGACAGTTGTTGTCGGGCGTGTCGGTGAGGCTCATATAGAGTATTTTAAATCTTTGAAGAATATTATAGCCACCAAGCTTGAGATTATGCAGTCACCTAAACTGAAACAGGCTTTTATTCATACTTCTGTAACAGATGAGCCGCATGAAAAAGTGACCTTTTTCGGTGATGAAATTAAAAACATTGATGCAGGGCTTGAAGGTACCGATTTTGATATTGAACTAGAGGGTAAAACACTTCATCTTCATACAGATATTTTGGGTGCATTTCAGACGATGAATATCGCCGTAGCGGTAAGAATAGCAAAAAGCTTTGGGCTGAGTGATGATGAAATAATAGACGCTGTGAAAAATTTAGAACCGGTTGAGCATAGACTCCAGCTTATAAAAGCCGGCGGAAAAATCATTTTGGATGACGGATATAACGGTAATATTGACGGAATGCTTGAGGGCATACGATTGTGCTCACTTCATAAAGGCAGAAAAGTTATAGTAACGCCGGGGCTTGTTGAGAGCAGTGATGAGTTAAACTTGAAGTTGATTGAAGCTATAAACAAAGTATTTGACATTGTTATAGTTACAGGTTCTTTAAATGCGGAACTGTTTGACAAGAACTTACATGTAAAGAATAAAATAATGCTCAAAGACAAATCAGCGATGGTGGATGTATTGGCAAATCAGACAAAATCAGGTGACATCATACTTTTTGCAAATGATGCACCGAATTTTATATAG